In the genome of Salmo trutta chromosome 18, fSalTru1.1, whole genome shotgun sequence, one region contains:
- the LOC115152904 gene encoding neuronal pentraxin-2 isoform X2, producing MQLRETVLQQKETIVNQLGTINELTTKLSLCESASEEGKYDSGGSWSKNKNNQNTMGDLPRDPNDTIDNLGKTMQSLKDRLENLEQHQRRANMSGALFPSELRDLLQRRLGDLEKQLLSKVNNLEEEKSLLFNETTAHRQKTESTLNSLLTRINELEKGGSGFKSPEQFKLVLPLRTNYLYGRMAKSLPEMYSFTLCMWLRSSAGPGIGTPFSYGVPGQANEIVLMEWGNNPIELLINDKVAQLPLSVRDGRWHHICITWTTRDGLWEAYQDGQKLGAGDNLAPWHRIKPGGAIILGQEQDMVGGRFDATQAFVGELSQVNIWDKVLKPAEILTMANCSSYTSGNVVSWLDSDVEVFGGGAAKFPLEICQDRLPETES from the exons ATGCAGCTCCGTGAAACGGTTCTCCAACAGAAAGAGACGATAGTCAACCAACTTGGGACCATAAACGAGCTGACCACCAAGCTCTCCCTCTGCGAGTCAGCCTCCGAGGAAGGGAAGTATGATAGTGGTGGATCTTGGagtaaaaacaaaaataatcagAACACAATGGGAGATTTACCCAGAGATCCCAATGATACAATCGACAACCTCGGGAAGACCATGCAGAGTCTGAAGGACCGACTGGAGAACCTAGAG CAGCATCAGCGGAGAGCAAACATGTCAGGAGCGTTGTTCCCCAGCGAGCTGCGAGACCTGCTGCAGCGCAGGCTGGGAGACCTGGAAAAACAGCTGCTCAGTAAGGTCAACAACCTGGAGGAAGAGAAGTCTCTGCTCTTCAACGAGACCACAGCCCACAGGCAGAAGACAGAGAGCACCCTCAACTCCCTGCTGACCAGGATCAATGAGCTGGAGAAAG GTGGCAGTGGGTTCAAGTCCCCCGAGCAGTTTAAGCTGGTCCTCCCCCTGCGTACTAACTACCTGTACGGCCGCATGGCCAAGAGCCTTCCTGAGATGTACTCTTTCACTCTGTGCATGTGGCTGCGGTCCAGCGCCGGCCCTGGCATAGGCACCCCCTTCTCCTACGGGGTGCCAGGACAGGCCAATGAGATTGTGCTCATGGAGTGGGGCAACAACCCCATAGAGCTGCTCATCAATGACAAG GTGGCTCAGCTGCCTCTATCGGTGCGTGATGGGAGGTGGCACCACATCTGTATCACCTGGACCACCAGGGATGGTCTGTGGGAAGCCTACCAGGATGGTCAGAAGCTGGGGGCAGGGGACAACCTGGCCCCCTGGCACCGCATCAAGCCTGGAGGAGCCATCATACTGGGGCAGGAACAG GACATGGTGGGCGGGCGCTTTGACGCCACACAGGCCTTTGTGGGTGAGCTGAGCCAGGTTAACATCTGGGACAAGGTCCTGAAGCCAGCCGAAATCCTTACCATGGCCAACTGTTCCTCCTACACCTCCGGGAACGTGGTGTCCTGGCTGGACAGTGATGTGGAGGTGTTTGGAGGGGGAGCAGCCAAATTTCCTCTAGAGATATGCCAGGACCGGCTGCCTGAGACTGAGTCTTAG
- the LOC115152904 gene encoding neuronal pentraxin-2 isoform X1 translates to MLSLLRLLCFYALGLGYEKLVRGQDDNPDTGARFLCRAIAADTCLVPVVPEPNAAAQEEVLRNTVMQLRETVLQQKETIVNQLGTINELTTKLSLCESASEEGKYDSGGSWSKNKNNQNTMGDLPRDPNDTIDNLGKTMQSLKDRLENLEQHQRRANMSGALFPSELRDLLQRRLGDLEKQLLSKVNNLEEEKSLLFNETTAHRQKTESTLNSLLTRINELEKGGSGFKSPEQFKLVLPLRTNYLYGRMAKSLPEMYSFTLCMWLRSSAGPGIGTPFSYGVPGQANEIVLMEWGNNPIELLINDKVAQLPLSVRDGRWHHICITWTTRDGLWEAYQDGQKLGAGDNLAPWHRIKPGGAIILGQEQDMVGGRFDATQAFVGELSQVNIWDKVLKPAEILTMANCSSYTSGNVVSWLDSDVEVFGGGAAKFPLEICQDRLPETES, encoded by the exons ATGTTATCTCTGTTGAGATTGTTGTGTTTTTACGCGCTGGGACTGGGCTATGAGAAGCTTGTGCGTGGACAGGATGACAATCCGGATACGGGCGCCCGGTTCCTATGCCGAGCCATCGCCGCTGACACTTGTTTGGTCCCCGTAGTTCCCGAACCAAACGCGGCAGCTCAGGAGGAAGTGTTGAGGAACACAGTCATGCAGCTCCGTGAAACGGTTCTCCAACAGAAAGAGACGATAGTCAACCAACTTGGGACCATAAACGAGCTGACCACCAAGCTCTCCCTCTGCGAGTCAGCCTCCGAGGAAGGGAAGTATGATAGTGGTGGATCTTGGagtaaaaacaaaaataatcagAACACAATGGGAGATTTACCCAGAGATCCCAATGATACAATCGACAACCTCGGGAAGACCATGCAGAGTCTGAAGGACCGACTGGAGAACCTAGAG CAGCATCAGCGGAGAGCAAACATGTCAGGAGCGTTGTTCCCCAGCGAGCTGCGAGACCTGCTGCAGCGCAGGCTGGGAGACCTGGAAAAACAGCTGCTCAGTAAGGTCAACAACCTGGAGGAAGAGAAGTCTCTGCTCTTCAACGAGACCACAGCCCACAGGCAGAAGACAGAGAGCACCCTCAACTCCCTGCTGACCAGGATCAATGAGCTGGAGAAAG GTGGCAGTGGGTTCAAGTCCCCCGAGCAGTTTAAGCTGGTCCTCCCCCTGCGTACTAACTACCTGTACGGCCGCATGGCCAAGAGCCTTCCTGAGATGTACTCTTTCACTCTGTGCATGTGGCTGCGGTCCAGCGCCGGCCCTGGCATAGGCACCCCCTTCTCCTACGGGGTGCCAGGACAGGCCAATGAGATTGTGCTCATGGAGTGGGGCAACAACCCCATAGAGCTGCTCATCAATGACAAG GTGGCTCAGCTGCCTCTATCGGTGCGTGATGGGAGGTGGCACCACATCTGTATCACCTGGACCACCAGGGATGGTCTGTGGGAAGCCTACCAGGATGGTCAGAAGCTGGGGGCAGGGGACAACCTGGCCCCCTGGCACCGCATCAAGCCTGGAGGAGCCATCATACTGGGGCAGGAACAG GACATGGTGGGCGGGCGCTTTGACGCCACACAGGCCTTTGTGGGTGAGCTGAGCCAGGTTAACATCTGGGACAAGGTCCTGAAGCCAGCCGAAATCCTTACCATGGCCAACTGTTCCTCCTACACCTCCGGGAACGTGGTGTCCTGGCTGGACAGTGATGTGGAGGTGTTTGGAGGGGGAGCAGCCAAATTTCCTCTAGAGATATGCCAGGACCGGCTGCCTGAGACTGAGTCTTAG